One part of the Phacochoerus africanus isolate WHEZ1 chromosome 7, ROS_Pafr_v1, whole genome shotgun sequence genome encodes these proteins:
- the LOC125131733 gene encoding olfactory receptor 6C68-like: protein MRKHTAITTFMLLGLTEDPQLQLLLFLFLFLTYILCVAGNLTIITLTLLDPHLKTPMYFFLQNFSLLEISFTTACIPRFLYSISTGDRTITYNACFTQLFLTDLFVITEFFLLATMAYDRYVAICKPLHYMTIMSNKLCKTMVVCCWGATIIIILPPFSLCFHLEFCDSNLIDHFACDASPLLKISCSDTWLIEQMVIACAVITLIITLVGVVLSYINIIRTILKFPSAQQTKKAFSTCSSHMIVVSITYGSCIFIYINPSAKEEVNLNKSVSLLISSISPVLNPFIYTLRNKQVKQAFHDSLKKIAFLLRK, encoded by the coding sequence ATGAGAAAGCACACTGCAATAACAACATTTATGCTTCTGGGACTGACAGAAgatcctcagctgcagcttttgcttttccttttcctctttctcacctATATATTGTGTGTAGCTGGAAATCTGACCATCATTACACTAACATTGCTGGATCCCCACCTTAAAAcccccatgtattttttcctccaaaatttctCTCTTCTAGAAATCTCGTTTACAACTGCCTGCATTCCAAGATTCCTATACAGTATATCAACTGGAGACAGAACAATTACCTATAATGCATGTTTCACTCAATTATTTCTTACAGACCTCTTTGTGATAACTGAGTTTTTTCTCTTGGCAACTATGGCatatgatcgctatgtggccatctgcaaacccctgcaTTACATGACAATCATGAGCAACAAACTCTGCAAAACAATGGTTGTCTGCTGTTGGGGAGCAACAATTATAATAATCCTCCCTCCATTCAGCTTGTGTTTTCATCTGGAATTCTGTGACTCCAATCTCATTGATCATTTTGCCTGTGATGCATCTCCTCTCCTGAAGATCTCATGCTCAGACACCTGGTTAATTGAGCAGATGGTTATAGCCTGTGCTGTGATCACTCTTATCATCACTCTTGTAGGTGTGGTTCTCTCCTACATAAATATCATAAGGACGATTCTAAAATTCCCTTCtgcccaacaaacaaaaaaagccttttcTACCTGTTCGTCCCACATGATTGTCGTTTCCATCACCTATGGCAGCTGCATCTTCATCTACATCAATCCATCTGCCAAAGAAGAGGTAAATCTCAATAAAAGTGTGTCATTgcttatttcttccatttcaccAGTGCTGAATCCTTTTATATATACTCTGAGGAATAAGCAAGTTAAACAAGCCTTTCATGACTCACtcaaaaaaattgcatttcttttaagaaagtaa